From the genome of Streptomyces sp. NBC_01317, one region includes:
- the nadD gene encoding nicotinate-nucleotide adenylyltransferase, with product MGEQQTPAGPVAAPGRGRRRLGVMGGTFDPIHHGHLVAASEVAIRFQLDEVVFVPTGQPWQKSRQVVSPAEDRYLMTVIATASNPQFSVSRIDIDRGGPTYTIDTLRDLRSRNDDADLFFITGADALSQILSWRDHEELFSLAHFIGVTRPGHDLTDDGLPKGGVSLVEVPALAISSTDCRERVAKGDPVWYLVPDGVVRYIDKRQLYRGE from the coding sequence ATGGGAGAGCAGCAGACGCCCGCCGGCCCCGTCGCGGCCCCCGGCCGGGGCAGGCGCCGACTCGGCGTGATGGGCGGGACTTTCGACCCGATCCACCATGGGCACCTGGTCGCGGCCAGTGAGGTCGCCATACGGTTCCAGCTCGACGAGGTGGTGTTCGTACCGACCGGACAGCCGTGGCAGAAGAGTCGTCAGGTGGTCTCCCCGGCGGAGGACCGCTATCTGATGACGGTCATCGCCACGGCGTCCAATCCGCAGTTCTCGGTCAGCCGCATCGACATCGACCGCGGCGGGCCGACGTACACGATCGACACGTTGCGGGACCTGCGCTCCCGCAACGACGACGCGGACCTCTTCTTCATCACCGGGGCCGACGCGCTCTCGCAGATCCTGAGCTGGCGGGACCACGAAGAGCTGTTCTCGCTGGCCCACTTCATCGGGGTCACGCGGCCCGGCCACGACCTGACGGACGACGGGCTGCCCAAGGGCGGTGTCTCGCTGGTGGAGGTCCCGGCGCTGGCGATCTCGTCCACGGACTGCCGGGAGCGCGTCGCGAAGGGCGATCCGGTCTGGTACCTGGTCCCGGACGGTGTGGTGCGTTACATCGACAAGAGGCAGTTGTACCGCGGCGAATGA
- a CDS encoding LCP family protein: protein MNDQQQPYDPYDPYYAQPRIVGYDEYGQPVYEQPQTQQYDAYGQPQQPQHQQQAQPRQTYDPYAQPQAPQPYENYGQQHPQPPPQQQDGYGYDAYGYDTGQQQAQQPVAVDATQQWIPQQQEPQQEPQQESPQRPRQAAPAAGQAAVPEQRRPAVDEQFAFTEEPDEDSEDVIDWLKFTESRSERREEAKRRGRSRVVALVVAVVLVVAGGAGYLWYAGKLPGSAGADTKGSTAAGGAQKRDVIVVHLHNTKAKGTSTALLVNNATTGQGTTVLLPNSLSVEGDDGSGVTLGKSVDDDGSDTTRKALGTLLGTEISGTWRLDTPYLDNLVQLVGNIDLTTDTDVPGAKKGDQPVVRKGENQTLSGKAAVAYATYRGPGEPEAKQLQRFGQVLQGVLRKMSDDPKAATVTVQTLGQILDPSLTEADLGAALAKLSLHAKEGDYKTALLPVQPDGTLSDSAVAGVVKDILGGSVSAPEKGSALRVGVEDASGGTSAAEAARTAVINGGYSYVDGGSADAEASSQVIYGDAAIKEQAVEVAKTLGLPTDAVKKGTPAANADVSVVLGQDYSPN, encoded by the coding sequence GTGAACGACCAGCAGCAGCCGTACGACCCGTACGACCCCTATTACGCACAGCCTCGGATCGTCGGGTACGACGAGTACGGGCAGCCGGTGTACGAGCAGCCTCAGACGCAGCAGTACGACGCGTACGGACAGCCGCAGCAGCCGCAGCATCAGCAACAGGCCCAGCCGCGGCAGACGTACGACCCGTATGCCCAGCCGCAGGCCCCGCAGCCTTACGAGAACTACGGGCAGCAGCATCCTCAGCCTCCTCCGCAGCAGCAGGACGGCTACGGGTACGACGCGTACGGCTACGACACCGGGCAGCAGCAGGCGCAGCAGCCCGTCGCCGTCGACGCCACCCAGCAGTGGATCCCGCAGCAGCAGGAGCCACAGCAGGAGCCACAGCAGGAGTCGCCGCAGCGGCCGCGGCAGGCCGCCCCCGCGGCCGGCCAGGCCGCCGTCCCCGAGCAGCGGCGCCCCGCCGTCGACGAACAGTTCGCTTTCACGGAGGAGCCCGACGAGGACTCCGAGGACGTCATCGACTGGCTCAAGTTCACCGAGAGCCGCTCCGAGCGGCGCGAGGAGGCCAAACGCCGGGGCCGGTCCCGGGTGGTGGCCCTGGTCGTCGCCGTCGTACTCGTCGTCGCCGGCGGGGCCGGCTACCTCTGGTACGCGGGCAAGCTGCCCGGTTCCGCCGGGGCGGACACGAAGGGGAGCACCGCGGCGGGCGGCGCGCAGAAGCGTGACGTGATCGTCGTCCACCTGCACAACACCAAGGCGAAGGGCACCTCCACGGCGCTGCTCGTCAACAACGCCACAACCGGCCAGGGCACCACCGTCCTGCTGCCCAACTCCCTCTCCGTGGAGGGCGACGACGGCTCCGGCGTGACGCTCGGCAAGTCCGTGGACGACGACGGCTCCGACACCACCCGCAAGGCTCTGGGCACCCTGCTCGGCACCGAGATCTCGGGCACCTGGCGGCTCGACACCCCGTACCTGGACAACCTCGTCCAGCTCGTCGGCAACATCGACCTGACCACCGACACGGACGTGCCCGGCGCGAAGAAGGGCGACCAGCCGGTGGTGCGGAAGGGCGAGAACCAGACCCTCAGCGGCAAGGCGGCCGTCGCGTACGCCACGTACCGCGGACCCGGCGAGCCCGAGGCCAAGCAGCTCCAGCGCTTCGGCCAGGTCCTCCAGGGGGTGCTGCGGAAGATGTCCGACGACCCGAAGGCCGCGACGGTCACCGTGCAGACCCTCGGGCAGATCCTCGACCCGTCCCTGACCGAGGCCGACCTGGGAGCCGCCCTCGCCAAGCTGTCCCTGCACGCGAAGGAGGGCGACTACAAGACGGCCCTCCTGCCCGTGCAGCCCGACGGCACCCTCAGCGACTCCGCCGTCGCCGGTGTGGTGAAGGACATTCTCGGCGGCTCGGTGAGCGCCCCGGAGAAGGGCAGCGCCCTGCGCGTGGGGGTCGAGGACGCCAGCGGCGGCACGAGCGCGGCCGAGGCCGCACGTACCGCCGTGATCAATGGCGGCTACAGCTACGTGGACGGCGGTTCGGCGGACGCGGAGGCGTCCTCGCAGGTCATCTACGGTGACGCGGCGATCAAGGAACAGGCCGTGGAGGTCGCCAAGACCCTCGGGCTGCCGACCGACGCGGTGAAGAAGGGCACACCCGCCGCCAACGCCGACGTGTCGGTCGTCCTCGGTCAGGACTACTCCCCGAACTGA
- the rsfS gene encoding ribosome silencing factor, translated as MTATERSIELVTVAAQAAADRLGHDIIAYDVSDVLSITDAFLLASAPNDRQVKSIVDEIEEQIQKQLGVKPVRREGDRDARWILLDYVDIVVHVQHTEERVFYALERLWKDCPELPLPEDAVKTRTKAPEPAGIAGDTDGELS; from the coding sequence GTGACCGCAACCGAACGTTCCATCGAGCTCGTCACCGTCGCCGCCCAGGCGGCCGCCGACCGGCTCGGGCACGACATCATCGCGTACGACGTCAGCGATGTGCTGTCGATCACGGACGCCTTCCTGCTCGCGTCCGCACCCAACGACCGCCAGGTCAAGTCGATCGTCGACGAGATCGAGGAGCAGATCCAGAAGCAGCTCGGCGTCAAGCCGGTGCGCCGCGAGGGCGACCGCGACGCCCGCTGGATCCTCCTCGACTACGTCGACATCGTCGTCCACGTGCAGCACACCGAGGAGCGGGTCTTCTACGCCCTGGAGCGGCTGTGGAAGGACTGCCCCGAGCTGCCCCTGCCCGAGGACGCCGTGAAGACCCGCACGAAGGCCCCCGAGCCCGCCGGGATCGCCGGTGACACGGACGGTGAGCTGAGCTGA
- a CDS encoding histidine phosphatase family protein: protein MNGSGRGRGRRIVLWRHGQTAWNLERRFQGSTDIELTATGVAQARRSARLLASLRPDAIVASDLSRAAATAAELAGLTGLEIAYDAGLRETFAGDWQGLTHEEIVERFGEQYAAWKRGEPVRRGGGELETEVADRAAPVVLRHAEKLPDDGTLVVVSHGGTIRTTIGRLLGLEAHHWEGLGGLSNCCWSVLGEGARGWRLLEHNAGTLPEPVLGDDV from the coding sequence CTGAACGGCAGCGGACGCGGCAGAGGACGCCGCATCGTCCTGTGGCGGCACGGCCAGACGGCCTGGAACCTGGAGCGCCGCTTCCAGGGCTCCACGGACATCGAGCTGACCGCCACGGGCGTGGCCCAGGCGCGGCGGTCCGCGCGGCTGCTGGCGTCCCTGCGGCCCGACGCGATCGTCGCCTCCGACCTCTCCCGGGCCGCGGCCACGGCCGCCGAGCTGGCCGGCCTCACCGGCCTGGAGATCGCGTACGACGCCGGGCTCCGCGAGACCTTCGCGGGGGACTGGCAAGGGCTGACCCACGAGGAGATCGTCGAGCGGTTCGGCGAGCAGTACGCCGCGTGGAAGCGCGGCGAGCCCGTGCGGCGCGGCGGTGGCGAGCTGGAGACCGAGGTCGCCGACCGGGCCGCGCCGGTGGTGCTCCGGCACGCCGAGAAGCTGCCGGACGACGGCACGCTGGTCGTCGTCAGCCACGGCGGCACGATCCGTACCACCATCGGGCGGCTGCTCGGCCTGGAGGCGCACCACTGGGAGGGCCTCGGGGGTCTCTCGAACTGCTGCTGGTCCGTCCTCGGCGAGGGTGCGCGGGGCTGGCGGCTCCTGGAGCACAACGCCGGCACGCTTCCCGAGCCGGTTCTCGGCGACGACGTCTGA